From a single Pyxicephalus adspersus chromosome 11, UCB_Pads_2.0, whole genome shotgun sequence genomic region:
- the LOC140341088 gene encoding free fatty acid receptor 2-like, whose protein sequence is MAPAPEEKNLYLAIYIITLLTGFPANLLALHALIRKLRVKATPNAILLFNLTVSDLSFLAFLPFKVAEILQGQWAMPSFLCPLSGLFYFSTIYSSTLFLTAVSVERYLGVAFPLKYKLYRKPSYAVAVSGFLWICSFAHCSIVYITEYHQASNASNRLICYDNFTKEQMEVLLPFRLELGLILFCFPFLITCFCYGSFIKILISSMHIHREKKQRAIGLVLTTLSVFAVCFAPYNVSHLVGFVQKKNLKWREKALLLSTFNASLDPIIFYFSSTAVQHSCKCCLMKVNICHPNPSLQKIMDKQSMKMGQPQPSDSHIYSSKN, encoded by the coding sequence ATGGCACCAGCACCGGAAGAGAAAAATTTATACCTAGCTATATACATTATAACTCTTCTAACGGGCTTTCCAGCTAACCTTCTGGCACTCCACGCCTTAATTCGTAAACTGCGTGTAAAGGCCACGCCAAATGCCATCCTTCTCTTCAACCTGACTGTATCTGACCTGTCATTCCTGGCTTTCTTACCTTTCAAGGTAGCAGAGATATTACAAGGCCAATGGGCAATGCCATCATTCCTCTGCCCACTTAGTGGACTCTTTTACTTCAGCACCATCTACTCCAGCACCTTGTTCCTCACTGCGGTCAGTGTAGAAAGATACCTCGGCGTGGCTTTTCCCCTCAAGTACAAACTCTACCGCAAGCCCAGCTATGCTGTCGCAGTCAGTGGCTTTCTGTGGATCTGCTCGTTTGCTCACTGTAGCATTGTCTACATTACGGAGTACCACCAGGCTTCCAATGCCAGCAACAGACTCATCTGCTATGACAATTTCACAAAGGAACAAATGGAAGTTCTTCTCCCGTTTCGTCTTGAGTTGGGACTCATCTTGTTCTGCTTCCCTTTTCTCATCACCTGTTTTTGTTATGGAAGCTTCATCAAGATCCTCATATCGTCAATGCACATCCATCGTGAGAAGAAGCAACGAGCCATTGGGCTGGTCCTTACCACCTTAAGTGTTTTTGCCGTGTGTTTTGCTCCCTACAATGTCTCTCACTTGGTGGGATTTGTTCAGAAAAAGAACCTCAAATGGAGAGAGAAGGCCCTGCTTCTGAGTACATTTAATGCTAGCTTGGACCCTATCATCTTCTACTTCTCCTCCACCGCTGTCCAGCACTCATGCAAATGTTGCTTGATGAAGGTAAACATTTGCCACCCCAATCCATCTCTACAGAAAATTATGGACAAGCAGAGCATGAAAATGGGACAACCACAGCCTTCAGATAGCCATATATATAGTTCGAAGAACTAA